The proteins below come from a single Chitinophaga pinensis DSM 2588 genomic window:
- a CDS encoding family 16 glycosylhydrolase — MKRQTLSTLLSVLLLSGAVTSCKKENKADQTPKLSADDNTLGAVSAAARSYNLIWSDEFDGTSLNTSKWGYENGNLGVNNEKQFYQTQNVAVSNGNLVITARKESVAGQPYTSGRINSNGKFSTRYGRIEARIKLPAIQGLWPAFWMLGNSISTGAGWPACGEIDIMEHVNTGNTVLGTIHWFNTVYSYYGGNTNTTPTDYHVYAVDWDASAIRWYVDGVQFHEANILNNINGTEEFHAPFFILLNVAVGGNLPGNNINDGGLPASMLVDYVRVYSITDTPGGGTAPIGSTITIKGSNGLFASGENGAQAMTCNRPTAQAWEQFTVVDAGGGKVALRSQGMYVSSENGAQAMTCSRPTIQDWEKFNWIDNGDGTFSLRGNNGSYVSSENGTQAMTCNRPTIQGWEKFTR; from the coding sequence ATGAAAAGGCAAACCCTCTCCACGTTGCTTAGCGTACTGCTGTTGTCAGGAGCAGTAACATCCTGTAAAAAAGAAAACAAGGCAGACCAGACGCCTAAATTGTCAGCTGATGACAACACCCTTGGCGCTGTATCGGCTGCCGCCAGATCTTACAACCTGATATGGTCTGATGAATTTGACGGTACCAGCCTGAATACTTCCAAATGGGGGTATGAAAATGGTAACCTCGGTGTCAACAATGAAAAGCAGTTTTACCAGACGCAGAACGTTGCTGTCAGCAATGGTAACCTGGTCATCACTGCCCGTAAAGAAAGCGTTGCCGGACAACCCTACACTTCCGGCCGTATTAACAGTAACGGTAAATTCTCAACCAGGTATGGTCGTATTGAAGCCCGTATCAAGCTCCCTGCAATACAGGGCTTATGGCCTGCATTCTGGATGCTGGGTAACAGTATCAGCACCGGCGCCGGCTGGCCTGCCTGTGGTGAAATTGACATCATGGAGCATGTAAACACCGGTAATACCGTGCTGGGTACGATCCACTGGTTTAACACCGTTTATTCCTATTATGGTGGTAACACGAACACCACACCGACTGACTATCACGTGTACGCGGTAGATTGGGATGCATCCGCTATCCGCTGGTATGTGGATGGTGTACAGTTTCATGAAGCAAACATCCTGAACAACATCAACGGTACAGAAGAATTCCATGCGCCTTTCTTTATCCTGCTGAACGTTGCCGTAGGGGGTAACCTGCCAGGTAACAATATCAACGATGGCGGACTGCCTGCTTCCATGCTGGTGGACTACGTAAGAGTGTACAGCATCACCGATACACCTGGTGGTGGTACTGCTCCGATCGGTTCTACTATCACGATCAAAGGCAGCAACGGTCTGTTTGCCAGCGGTGAAAATGGTGCACAGGCCATGACCTGCAACCGTCCGACCGCACAGGCATGGGAACAGTTCACCGTAGTAGATGCCGGCGGTGGTAAAGTCGCACTGCGTAGCCAGGGCATGTATGTTTCCTCCGAAAACGGCGCTCAGGCAATGACTTGTAGCCGTCCGACCATCCAGGATTGGGAAAAATTTAATTGGATTGATAATGGCGATGGTACTTTCTCTCTCCGTGGCAATAATGGATCATATGTCTCCAGCGAAAACGGTACCCAGGCAATGACCTGTAACCGTCCGACGATCCAGGGCTGGGAGAAATTCACCCGCTAG
- a CDS encoding triple tyrosine motif-containing protein, which translates to MNKLFLLVLSILWSNLLIAQQIIGLPPVINYTRQQYPGGGQTWDLDMDRNGILYFANNEGLMTFNGHSWKLLPVPNHTRLRAVKTAKDGRIYIGAQDDFGYYLADADGVLRYTSLKPVVRNRKDQFADIWDIVIDDSGIFFRSTNKIFHYDHKTLHVYPAQAEWQVLRRAGGQLYAQDAARGLLRFRNGQWQPVCTAIASQRLLIREILDYGKDTLLICTLKNGLFKLHGGELLPFRTAADGIFTEKQIYCAKNWGDSDKQLLVGTSYGGCYIINSTTGHIIQRFTVDEGLQHNSVLKIFTDPARNIWLTLDNGIDMVRYNTAVKQILPDGQRYLTSYTAAIFKEQLYIGTSDGVFATPLGNRKDLSFQEGNFRRIRHTQGQVWNLSQIGSHLLMGHHEGAFEIDGQDARLVSKLTGSWLFRPFSSHILSGGYNGLQLIKEDGSQLGGAVRVRGLFESFRFLTVEDDSIVWSSHPYRGVFRMHVAEDSLLQYTLFTSKDGLPSDYNNFVFRIRNRTLVATQAGVYEYDARKRHFVPSPWLYPVLKNIPLQHLAEDATGNVWFVSDKMPGVIDFHKPLPEHPYSIVYFPELKGQVVSGFEFLYPYDDENIFVGAEKGMYHINYKHYRHSRELPVVLIGQVSAHGKRDSLLFGGYHPPGKHSFKAMPNAFSGFHFEYASPIYSQGNTIFYSYRLAGFDQGWSEWSVKTEKDYTNLPHGYYAFSVRAKDNLGNVSRPAVYAFRILPAWYQTGLAKSLYVLSGLALLLWGYIYQKKKFIRQRKRYQQKQEQLILRYRFEKEQREKDLISLQNEKLTAEVRFKNRELATATMYLLHRGKVLSNIKEELLSAMKKLDSPEGAFKKVMRLFEEAENNEEDWEQFSRHFDEVHNNFLFKLKRRYPELSTTDLKLCAYLRINLTTKEIAQSLGISVRGVETSRYRLRKKLELPAEVSLYDFLLAVADDQVRPAQS; encoded by the coding sequence ATGAACAAGCTTTTTCTGCTTGTGCTGTCTATCCTATGGAGCAACCTGCTCATCGCACAACAAATAATCGGGCTACCGCCTGTGATCAATTATACCCGTCAGCAATATCCTGGTGGCGGGCAAACCTGGGACCTGGATATGGACCGGAATGGCATCCTTTACTTTGCCAACAATGAAGGGCTGATGACCTTCAACGGTCATTCCTGGAAATTACTGCCCGTTCCTAACCATACCCGGCTAAGGGCTGTCAAAACAGCTAAAGACGGCCGGATCTATATCGGCGCACAGGATGATTTCGGTTATTACCTGGCGGATGCGGATGGCGTGTTACGGTATACCTCCCTCAAACCGGTCGTCAGGAACCGGAAGGATCAATTTGCCGATATCTGGGATATTGTGATCGACGACAGCGGAATCTTCTTCAGAAGCACTAACAAGATCTTTCACTACGATCATAAAACATTACATGTTTATCCCGCCCAGGCGGAATGGCAGGTGTTACGCCGTGCCGGCGGACAACTATATGCCCAGGATGCAGCCAGGGGATTATTACGATTCCGGAACGGCCAATGGCAACCTGTCTGTACAGCGATCGCCAGTCAGCGCCTGCTGATCAGGGAAATCCTGGATTACGGAAAGGACACCCTATTGATCTGCACCTTAAAAAACGGTCTATTCAAATTACATGGCGGTGAGCTGTTACCGTTCCGGACAGCAGCGGATGGCATATTTACCGAAAAACAAATCTACTGTGCGAAGAACTGGGGCGATAGTGACAAACAATTACTTGTAGGCACCTCCTATGGTGGTTGCTATATTATTAATAGTACTACAGGGCATATTATCCAACGGTTTACGGTGGATGAAGGCTTACAGCATAACAGTGTACTGAAGATCTTTACAGATCCTGCCAGGAATATCTGGCTAACGCTGGATAATGGTATTGATATGGTGCGGTATAATACGGCGGTGAAACAGATTCTGCCGGATGGCCAGCGATATCTTACTTCTTATACGGCGGCGATATTTAAGGAGCAGTTGTATATAGGTACTTCGGATGGCGTTTTTGCGACACCGCTGGGTAACCGGAAAGACCTGAGTTTTCAGGAAGGAAATTTCCGGCGGATCAGACATACGCAGGGACAGGTATGGAACCTGAGTCAGATAGGCTCACATTTACTAATGGGGCATCATGAAGGCGCTTTTGAGATTGACGGACAGGACGCCAGATTAGTCTCCAAACTGACAGGAAGCTGGTTGTTCCGCCCCTTCTCTTCCCATATACTCTCAGGAGGATATAACGGACTGCAATTGATCAAAGAGGATGGTAGTCAGCTAGGTGGCGCTGTCAGGGTACGAGGTTTGTTTGAATCGTTCCGCTTTCTGACAGTGGAAGACGATAGTATTGTCTGGTCTTCGCATCCTTACAGGGGGGTATTCAGGATGCATGTAGCAGAAGACAGTCTGCTACAGTACACGCTTTTTACCAGCAAAGACGGTCTGCCTTCCGACTATAACAATTTTGTATTCCGGATCAGGAACCGGACCCTGGTGGCCACACAGGCAGGGGTATATGAATATGATGCCAGGAAGCGGCATTTTGTCCCTTCTCCCTGGTTATATCCTGTACTAAAGAATATTCCTTTACAACACCTGGCGGAAGATGCTACGGGTAATGTCTGGTTTGTTTCTGATAAGATGCCGGGTGTAATTGATTTTCACAAGCCGTTACCGGAGCACCCTTATAGTATTGTGTATTTCCCGGAACTGAAAGGTCAGGTGGTGAGCGGATTTGAGTTCCTTTATCCATATGACGACGAGAACATTTTTGTGGGTGCGGAGAAAGGGATGTATCACATTAACTATAAGCATTACCGTCATTCGAGGGAGTTGCCGGTTGTGCTGATTGGTCAGGTCAGCGCACATGGGAAAAGGGACAGTCTTTTATTCGGCGGGTATCATCCCCCGGGAAAGCATTCTTTCAAGGCGATGCCCAATGCATTTTCGGGTTTTCACTTTGAGTATGCTTCACCGATATACAGTCAGGGGAATACCATCTTCTACAGTTACCGGCTGGCCGGTTTTGACCAGGGATGGAGTGAGTGGTCGGTAAAAACGGAAAAAGACTACACCAATCTGCCGCATGGTTATTACGCTTTTTCTGTGCGGGCGAAGGACAACCTGGGGAATGTATCCCGTCCGGCAGTATATGCATTCCGGATATTACCTGCCTGGTATCAGACAGGGCTCGCTAAAAGTCTGTATGTGTTGAGCGGACTCGCCTTACTGCTCTGGGGCTATATCTATCAGAAGAAAAAATTCATCCGTCAGCGAAAGCGTTATCAGCAGAAACAGGAGCAGCTGATCTTACGGTACCGGTTTGAAAAAGAGCAAAGAGAGAAAGACCTGATCAGTCTGCAGAATGAAAAGCTGACAGCGGAAGTTCGTTTTAAAAACAGGGAGCTGGCGACGGCTACGATGTACCTGCTACACAGGGGCAAGGTCTTATCGAATATCAAGGAAGAACTGTTGAGTGCTATGAAGAAGTTAGACTCACCGGAAGGGGCTTTTAAAAAAGTAATGCGTTTGTTTGAAGAGGCGGAAAACAATGAAGAGGACTGGGAGCAATTTTCCCGGCATTTTGATGAAGTGCATAACAATTTCCTGTTTAAGCTGAAACGTCGTTACCCGGAGCTGAGTACGACTGATCTGAAACTCTGTGCATATCTGCGCATCAATCTGACGACGAAAGAAATTGCACAGTCACTGGGGATTTCTGTCCGTGGAGTAGAAACAAGCAGATACCGGCTGCGCAAGAAACTGGAATTACCGGCGGAGGTCAGCCTATATGACTTTCTGCTGGCGGTGGCGGATGATCAGGTAAGACCGGCACAATCATGA
- a CDS encoding RNA polymerase sigma factor — MSALNVHIRITEEEERHLLSNVATGDWQAFTRLYEAYSPLIIHYLQVYLTDKHDVEEIGQEVFLKVWKKREILVTVRSFKNYVFIMARNALNDFLKARQALLQKQAGYSKDYVLPHYSADDKLITDQYESIARSGLDILSEKQRRIFLLRTRDEMTIQEIADAEGMSVGGVHKSLQQSTQQLKDYLARNGISFTLLLLILFFQP, encoded by the coding sequence TTGTCAGCGCTTAATGTTCATATACGTATAACGGAAGAAGAGGAAAGACATCTACTCAGTAATGTTGCGACAGGTGACTGGCAGGCATTTACGCGCCTTTATGAAGCCTATTCCCCTCTTATTATACATTATCTGCAGGTTTATCTTACTGACAAACATGACGTAGAGGAAATCGGCCAGGAAGTATTTCTGAAAGTCTGGAAAAAGCGGGAAATACTTGTTACGGTACGTTCTTTTAAGAACTATGTATTTATCATGGCCAGGAATGCGTTGAACGACTTCCTGAAAGCCCGGCAGGCATTACTTCAGAAGCAGGCCGGTTACAGCAAAGACTATGTTTTACCACACTATAGTGCGGACGATAAACTGATCACGGATCAGTATGAATCCATTGCCCGTTCGGGACTGGATATACTGTCGGAAAAGCAGCGTCGTATTTTCCTGCTGCGTACACGCGATGAAATGACCATTCAGGAGATAGCGGATGCAGAGGGCATGTCCGTTGGCGGCGTTCACAAGTCATTACAGCAGTCTACCCAACAGCTCAAAGACTATCTGGCCCGCAATGGCATTAGTTTTACCCTTCTTCTATTGATACTTTTCTTTCAGCCCTGA
- a CDS encoding FecR family protein gives MNITEAITIVTKLAEGTPVSEERVAAFRLWTLTEATDEELQALARAHEAVLMSLQEVPVYDNREIVNNIYSRLTAYYQEETAALAAVRGQDNNIRKIRGRNYWWVAAASLLLLGGGTAVWMIRTQRPQPAAIVQKTTLTPGSNKAVLTLANGQQIILDNAEKGTISESGGVSVIKADSGAIAYSGTGGNIQYHTLSTPRGGQFQLTLPDGSHVWLNAASSIRYPTAFTGTERNVELTGEGYFEIAPNAAQPFTVKTGKMDVHVLGTGFNIMAYADENVVRTTLVNGSVKVAAGATTTILTPGTQASLQTGAAGFTISKPDLDEVLAWKNGQFRFSRTNIKQIMRQVSRWYDVEVSYEGNVDNIEFQGVLSRKVTAQALLETIAATGEVHFRITGDHISVIPGAEK, from the coding sequence ATGAATATAACTGAAGCCATCACTATCGTGACGAAACTGGCTGAGGGTACTCCGGTCAGTGAAGAACGAGTAGCCGCTTTCAGGCTATGGACCCTGACTGAAGCAACAGATGAAGAATTACAGGCGCTTGCGCGGGCGCATGAAGCAGTGCTGATGAGCCTGCAGGAAGTGCCTGTATATGATAACCGGGAGATTGTCAATAATATATATAGCCGGCTGACGGCCTACTATCAGGAAGAAACAGCAGCATTGGCAGCAGTAAGGGGGCAGGACAATAATATCCGGAAGATCAGGGGACGTAATTACTGGTGGGTTGCGGCGGCTTCCCTCCTTTTACTGGGAGGCGGTACTGCCGTATGGATGATACGTACGCAGCGACCACAACCAGCTGCGATCGTACAAAAAACAACGCTTACGCCGGGTAGCAATAAGGCGGTTTTAACGCTGGCTAACGGGCAACAGATCATATTAGATAACGCCGAAAAAGGCACTATTTCCGAATCAGGCGGCGTCTCAGTTATTAAAGCAGATAGCGGTGCTATCGCTTACAGTGGCACAGGAGGCAATATACAATACCACACGCTGTCGACACCCAGAGGTGGACAGTTCCAGCTAACATTACCAGACGGATCGCATGTATGGCTGAATGCAGCATCATCTATCCGCTATCCGACCGCATTCACGGGGACTGAAAGAAATGTGGAACTTACCGGAGAAGGCTATTTCGAGATAGCCCCAAACGCCGCCCAACCATTTACTGTTAAAACCGGCAAAATGGACGTACATGTATTGGGGACAGGGTTTAACATTATGGCTTATGCCGATGAAAATGTTGTACGTACAACGCTGGTCAACGGATCTGTAAAGGTTGCGGCAGGCGCAACAACAACGATACTGACACCAGGTACACAGGCCAGTCTACAGACAGGCGCCGCTGGTTTCACAATCAGCAAACCGGATCTGGATGAGGTACTGGCCTGGAAAAACGGACAGTTCCGTTTCAGCAGGACCAACATCAAACAGATTATGCGGCAGGTATCGAGATGGTACGACGTAGAAGTAAGTTACGAGGGGAACGTAGACAATATAGAATTCCAGGGTGTGCTGTCCCGCAAAGTAACCGCGCAGGCATTACTGGAAACAATCGCAGCAACAGGAGAAGTACATTTCCGTATAACAGGGGATCATATCAGCGTCATACCCGGCGCTGAAAAATAA
- a CDS encoding SusC/RagA family TonB-linked outer membrane protein, with the protein MKLIIPLMLVAVLHVSGASYGQKVTINKKKAALTDIFKAISEQTGREFIANPNLLANTFPVDVNVKNKEISEFLPELLNKQGLAYSVVNNVIVITRDPKLLHGLANSLIMGTEPPKVIKGWVTDMTGVRLPGATVSLKGTNKGATTDANGYFEIRSELAGDSAEVVVSYTGFITKVARIKHAMPTLIYLRASTSELDQVQVIAYGTTTKRFSTGNVATVTAAEIERSPVSNPLLALAGRVSGLVINQVNGLPGGAVNVQLRGFNSISGSSAPLYIIDGVPFKGGGYSSINFALDGGNLLDFVNPADIASVDVLKDADATSIYGSRGANGVILITTKKGKPGRMRSNVTAYTGISKVTRKPEYMNLQEYLQMRREAMANDGVRPGPADYDVNGTWDTTKYTDWQQRIMGGNAHVSDVQGSVSGGNNQVQYLVGGGYHRESPVMPTDGSSRKGSAHFNITGTSEDNKFSVNAGGYYVSNNNDIPPIDPTGSVRDLPPNAPEPFNHDGTLNWENGTFGNPYSSLLQPYLGRSNNINGNITLSYRPIKGLDIKVAGGYQNTAIKEYTGTPLYIINPYLTGNKIASARYGTSNYNIWNIEPQVTYNFRFGKGNVETLLGETFRHELNESLIQSGSNYVSDALLKNPAAAATLINESSGMSENAYNATFGRVKYTWDSKYILTLNGRYDGSSRFGPANRFHFFWSAGGAWIFTQEKAVKALVPFLSFGKLRGSYGTTGNDAAGDYAFLDLYRSIPYPYQGSNGLQPQALFNAALQWEATRKIEGAIDLGFLEDKILVTASYYTNRSNNQLQNLPLSAVTGFSSIRSNIPAIIRNNGWEFELRTTNIKSKDFDWSTSLNIALPRNTLVSYPGVGPDDPTFIIGKPLGTIRVYEYAGVDPQTGVYTFYDKERKKVTSPVDRTKILDAVSVKYYGGFQNSLRYKGWTADFLLQFEDHTVRNPLINGTFPPGFQGNQLKSRALGRWQQPGDVTDIPKYTQSILGFLPWALYAKNSDLAYSRAPFLRLKNVSIAYQLPASLMKKLRLQQVSVFAQGQNLLTFSKKEFRDFDPEADAINFGPLKTFTGGLKVNL; encoded by the coding sequence ATGAAGCTAATCATTCCGTTGATGCTCGTGGCAGTGTTACATGTAAGCGGCGCCAGTTATGGCCAGAAGGTCACGATCAACAAAAAGAAGGCGGCATTAACTGATATTTTCAAGGCTATCAGTGAACAGACAGGACGTGAGTTTATCGCGAATCCTAATCTACTGGCAAATACCTTTCCGGTAGATGTCAATGTAAAAAATAAAGAGATCAGCGAGTTTCTGCCGGAACTGCTGAATAAGCAGGGATTGGCTTATTCAGTAGTCAATAATGTTATCGTCATTACCAGAGACCCAAAGCTGCTGCACGGCCTTGCCAACTCATTAATCATGGGCACAGAACCGCCCAAGGTCATCAAAGGCTGGGTAACGGATATGACAGGCGTACGGTTGCCGGGAGCAACAGTGTCATTGAAGGGCACGAATAAAGGAGCTACTACTGATGCCAATGGTTATTTCGAAATACGCAGTGAGCTGGCGGGTGACAGTGCTGAAGTAGTTGTCTCTTATACAGGCTTCATCACGAAAGTGGCACGTATCAAACACGCCATGCCAACATTAATATATCTCAGAGCTTCTACCAGTGAACTGGACCAGGTACAGGTGATCGCTTACGGTACTACGACCAAGCGTTTCAGTACCGGAAACGTTGCCACAGTTACGGCAGCGGAGATTGAAAGAAGTCCTGTCAGCAATCCCTTGCTAGCATTAGCTGGAAGAGTTTCCGGATTGGTGATCAATCAGGTGAATGGCTTGCCAGGTGGCGCCGTCAATGTACAGTTAAGAGGGTTCAACTCCATCTCCGGTAGCTCAGCTCCTCTATATATCATTGATGGTGTGCCGTTCAAGGGCGGTGGTTATAGTTCAATCAACTTTGCATTAGACGGCGGTAACCTGCTGGATTTTGTGAACCCTGCAGATATCGCCAGTGTGGACGTACTGAAAGATGCAGATGCGACTTCCATTTATGGTTCACGCGGCGCCAACGGCGTTATCCTGATCACTACGAAAAAAGGGAAACCCGGCCGTATGCGTTCTAATGTAACAGCCTATACCGGTATCAGTAAAGTAACCCGTAAGCCTGAGTATATGAACCTGCAGGAATATCTGCAGATGCGCAGAGAAGCGATGGCGAATGATGGCGTGCGTCCTGGTCCGGCGGACTACGACGTAAACGGCACCTGGGACACTACAAAATACACTGACTGGCAGCAGCGCATTATGGGTGGCAACGCACATGTCTCTGATGTACAGGGAAGCGTATCCGGCGGTAATAACCAGGTACAATACCTTGTTGGCGGCGGTTATCACAGGGAAAGTCCGGTAATGCCAACTGACGGATCTTCCAGAAAAGGTTCCGCACATTTTAATATCACCGGTACCAGTGAGGATAATAAATTCAGCGTGAATGCAGGCGGTTATTATGTATCTAATAACAACGACATCCCTCCCATCGATCCGACAGGATCCGTAAGAGACCTGCCGCCGAACGCACCGGAACCATTCAATCACGACGGTACGCTTAACTGGGAGAACGGCACTTTTGGTAATCCGTACTCTTCGCTACTGCAACCTTATCTGGGACGCAGTAACAACATCAACGGTAACATTACACTGAGCTACAGACCGATCAAAGGACTGGACATTAAGGTAGCTGGTGGTTATCAGAATACCGCGATCAAAGAATATACAGGTACGCCATTATACATTATCAATCCTTACCTGACAGGCAACAAGATTGCTTCCGCCCGTTATGGCACCAGCAATTACAATATCTGGAACATCGAACCACAGGTTACCTATAATTTCCGCTTTGGAAAAGGGAATGTTGAAACTTTGTTAGGGGAAACATTCAGACACGAACTGAATGAATCATTGATACAGAGCGGTAGTAATTATGTGAGTGATGCATTGTTGAAAAATCCTGCAGCAGCGGCCACGCTAATCAATGAAAGCAGCGGGATGTCAGAGAATGCTTACAACGCTACATTCGGCAGGGTGAAATATACCTGGGACAGCAAATATATCCTGACTTTAAATGGCCGTTATGATGGTTCCAGCCGTTTTGGTCCGGCAAACAGGTTCCACTTCTTCTGGTCGGCCGGTGGTGCATGGATATTCACCCAGGAGAAAGCAGTAAAAGCACTCGTGCCATTCCTGAGCTTTGGTAAACTGAGAGGTAGTTATGGTACGACGGGTAATGATGCTGCGGGCGATTATGCGTTCCTTGACCTGTATCGTTCTATTCCTTACCCATATCAGGGTTCCAATGGTTTACAACCACAGGCGCTGTTTAATGCCGCATTACAGTGGGAAGCGACCCGTAAGATAGAAGGAGCTATTGACCTGGGTTTCCTTGAAGACAAGATCCTTGTGACGGCCAGCTATTATACCAACCGTAGTAACAACCAGTTACAGAATCTGCCATTATCCGCAGTCACCGGATTTAGTTCTATCAGAAGTAATATCCCGGCTATTATCCGTAACAACGGATGGGAATTTGAATTGCGCACCACGAATATCAAAAGCAAAGATTTTGACTGGAGTACTTCCCTGAATATCGCGTTGCCACGTAATACACTGGTATCTTATCCGGGCGTAGGACCAGATGATCCAACCTTCATCATCGGTAAGCCACTGGGTACGATCAGGGTATATGAATATGCAGGCGTAGATCCCCAGACAGGCGTATACACTTTCTATGATAAAGAGCGTAAGAAAGTAACGTCACCGGTAGACAGAACAAAGATCTTAGACGCGGTAAGCGTTAAATACTATGGCGGATTTCAGAACAGCCTGCGTTATAAAGGCTGGACAGCAGATTTCCTGTTACAGTTTGAGGACCATACTGTCAGGAATCCATTGATCAATGGTACGTTCCCTCCCGGTTTCCAGGGTAATCAGCTGAAGAGCCGTGCACTGGGCCGCTGGCAGCAACCAGGCGATGTCACTGATATCCCGAAATACACACAGAGCATTCTCGGATTCCTGCCATGGGCTTTATATGCAAAGAACAGTGACCTGGCTTATTCCAGAGCGCCTTTCCTCCGCCTGAAGAATGTTTCTATTGCTTATCAGCTGCCAGCTTCTCTGATGAAGAAACTGCGGCTGCAACAGGTATCTGTCTTTGCACAGGGACAGAACCTGCTGACATTCTCCAAAAAAGAATTCCGTGACTTCGATCCGGAAGCTGATGCGATCAATTTCGGACCATTGAAAACATTCACCGGCGGTCTTAAAGTAAATCTCTAA
- a CDS encoding RagB/SusD family nutrient uptake outer membrane protein, whose protein sequence is MTLSYQPLRLLYTGLTLGLLMTASCKKALEVDPPSTQIVSSQAFVNDMSATSVMTGMYSNMMSGAQNFVSGNRSITARESLASDELVNYLPASQDATLTEFYTNTYNISNPYFWNEFYQRIYTCNATIEGVTASTGISDAVRAQLLGEAKFFRAFIYFYAVNTYGDVPLALTTDYRINNTLSRTPKARVYEQIVADLKDAESLMGNDYFKGTTAGTTERARPNKAAASALLARAYLYMEQWANAEAAATSVINDGTYSLETDLNKVFVSTSKEAIWYLQTVLATNYSTFDGQYFMLTRVAPGTSAQSPVAIRLSFFDSFEQGDARRTNWIDTFTINNTDYYFPFKYQKNLSTTPEALLVLRLAEQYLIRAEARAKLGNVTGANSAASDINVIRKRAGLPDTQAANQPDMLKVVAAERRSELFAEWGHRWFDLIRTDKVDSIMSVLTPLKGGVWNSNYKILPIPYSETQINTNLKQNPGYN, encoded by the coding sequence ATGACATTATCATATCAACCACTCCGTTTACTATATACAGGACTTACACTGGGTTTGTTAATGACAGCCAGCTGTAAAAAAGCGCTGGAGGTAGATCCACCCAGCACACAGATCGTCAGTTCACAGGCATTCGTCAATGACATGTCGGCCACCTCGGTGATGACGGGTATGTATAGTAACATGATGAGTGGGGCGCAGAACTTTGTATCCGGCAACAGAAGTATTACCGCCAGGGAATCACTGGCTTCGGACGAACTGGTAAATTACTTACCTGCTTCACAGGATGCTACTTTGACAGAATTTTATACCAATACATACAATATTTCCAATCCATATTTCTGGAATGAATTCTACCAGCGCATCTACACCTGTAATGCCACGATAGAAGGCGTTACTGCTTCTACAGGCATATCAGATGCCGTACGTGCGCAATTACTGGGGGAAGCTAAATTCTTTCGTGCCTTTATCTATTTCTACGCTGTGAACACGTACGGTGATGTGCCGCTGGCATTGACCACCGACTACAGGATTAACAACACGCTGTCTCGTACACCCAAAGCCAGGGTGTATGAGCAGATTGTTGCCGATCTGAAAGATGCGGAATCACTGATGGGCAATGACTATTTCAAAGGCACTACAGCAGGCACCACAGAGAGAGCAAGACCCAATAAAGCGGCAGCCAGCGCTTTGCTGGCCAGGGCATACCTATATATGGAACAATGGGCGAATGCGGAAGCGGCAGCAACGAGTGTCATCAACGATGGTACCTATTCCCTTGAAACAGATCTGAACAAGGTGTTTGTGAGCACGAGCAAGGAAGCGATCTGGTATTTGCAAACAGTATTGGCCACCAACTATTCGACTTTTGACGGACAGTATTTTATGCTGACCAGGGTAGCGCCAGGCACCAGTGCGCAGAGTCCTGTGGCGATCCGCCTTTCTTTCTTTGACAGTTTTGAGCAGGGAGACGCCCGTCGTACCAACTGGATTGACACCTTTACCATCAATAATACGGATTACTACTTCCCTTTCAAATATCAGAAGAACCTGAGCACTACACCGGAAGCACTGCTGGTATTACGACTTGCAGAGCAGTACCTGATACGCGCGGAAGCCAGGGCGAAACTGGGGAATGTAACCGGCGCAAACAGTGCAGCCTCCGACATCAATGTGATCCGTAAAAGAGCAGGACTACCTGACACACAGGCTGCGAATCAGCCGGATATGCTGAAAGTGGTAGCGGCAGAGCGCAGATCAGAATTGTTCGCAGAATGGGGACACCGCTGGTTTGACCTGATCCGTACGGATAAGGTAGATTCTATCATGAGTGTACTGACGCCGCTGAAAGGAGGTGTATGGAACAGCAATTATAAGATACTGCCTATTCCGTACAGCGAAACACAGATCAATACGAATCTGAAACAGAATCCGGGGTATAATTAA